The sequence ATTCAGTTATTTAAGTGTGTATATTCAATAGTCTTAGTCTCCACATTGAAGGGTCTTAACTGCATGATTCTGATTTTCTTGAGTTTAATACCTCAGACTACTGTATGGAGTATTTGTGTGGTGAATCTAAATGAGTGTTTCCAATTCGAATTATGCTAAAACACAGGTCTTCTAGAGACGTCCAGGATACACATAGTTTGGTAATGCACACATACTGTTCTGATGATGCTAGCTCACGCGTGCATCACTTAGGCCTACACAAAGCTCTCTGTGTATTGATGGGTTGGAATTTCACAAAGGCTCCTGATAATACAAAGGCATACCAGAATCTACCTGCTGAAGAGGCAGCAATCAATCAGGCCCAGCTGATTATTTGGCCACCTCATGTTATTGTTCATAATACCAGTACAGGGAAGGGTAAAGAAGGGCGCATGGAAGGctttggaaacaaaacaatggaTAACAGAATCATCAGAGGTATAACATGCGGCCTTTCATTCCTCATTCTTGCGTTTACATACCGGCTTAGAACCTTCTGGCACAGTTCATGAATCTTGCATTGGATAAACCACACCTTAGATTTCTCTGCtcacttttctcttcttctttttgcccCTTTCCAGTTTAGAGATGTGTTTGTACAGTAGTTTATCTTCATCAATTAGGTTTCGACCCAGAGCTTTAGAGATGATTCCCGGATGCAATCAATACTCTTAATGATCTGACATCCCTTGGTTATTCCTGACTTTGTGCAACAATAATCATCTTGTTGATCTTTCAGTAGAAAGGTCAAGGTCCAAACCCCTCTCTTCGTTTTGCTAACACTAGAAGAATGCCCCAATATGTATTATAATTAAGACTCTAGGAACCTAACAAGATTTTATTATCATCTGACATTCCTTCTTAGGCAAAGCCTTCACTTTGCTTAGATCCTTTCCCATTTCTCCCCAATATCTCTCTGTGATTTTGTGAATTAAATTTGCTCTTACTTACTGTAGAATAATGTCTTACTCTGGTTTGAGCTTTGATTTCAATACCTTACAATATCAGAATCTAGGCAACAATGGTCTAAGAAGTATTTAATCTTCTTCAACGGAACTTTGTTGGGACACCATTTTCTCGGCCTTTTCTTTAGGAATCTCAGCATCTAGTTTCAGAACTTCGGGTGTGTAGTAGTAGGTTTCAAAATCGAAATGTGATTAGTCTAATGATGGTTGTGCAAGTACCGTATCTAGTTATTGGCCTATGTCAGGTAACAACACTTGATGACACAATTCTGCCTTCATTTTGATGTCTATATGTATATTTACAGAATTAGGACTCACTGGTGGGAAATCAAAGTCACTGTATGGAAGAGACGGTCATTTGGGAATTACCCTGTTCAAGTTTTCGGGTGACGATTCAGGGCTCAGGGAAGCTATGAGAATGGCAGAACATTTTGAGAAGACGAACCGTGGGCGTAAGAGTTGGGGTAGAATACAACCATTCACTCCAAGcaaagatgatgagaaaaacCAGAGTCTTGTCGAGGTTGATGGGAGGACGGGTGAGAAAAAGAGAATCCTTTATGGCTATCTTGCGACCGTAGCAGACTTGGACAAAGTCGATatggagacaaagaagaagaccacAATTGAGAGCCTTAGAGAACTCACGGGAACAAAGTAAATTACAGGTTCTATTATCCCCCAAAAGGTACACTTTACTTTCGAGGTATTGGCTATTGAGTCTGGATCCTTTAGTCACACGctcaaaaactcaaaaggaGGAAAGAAAAGTTTGgtgttttttacttatttactgAATATCTTGGTTTCTTTGATCCTTTGATTCAGTGTTCATATTGCATAGAGACTAATATGGGTTGAACCTGATATATACAAGCTTCAAGCCTTCAAGTGCTTGATGTTTTTGATGTCCCTGATTCTTTTGTGTTCTCTTCTTTCCATGTTTTATGTCCTCCTATAGAGTAGTGATTCCTGCTTGTTCTTTAGGCTCTAGGCAGCCAATGAAAGTTTTTGTTGCGTACTCACATGCACTCTTATGACTGTTTACGTATTGTTTGGCTAACTGGATAAACAAATAGAAGAAACACCTATGAAAACTGGAGTATTGAACCAAACAATGGTGCCTTTAGTTCCTTTGTATGTATATCTATGACATTGAGTACCTTAGATTGGTGACAATAATAGTGATGTTTATTTTACTCTAGTAGCTTattgattatattaaaaaacaaaactataaaattggggtgaaaacaaaaacataagataaGAGGGCATTGTAGTTTTGTATATTTGTGTGGGACTTTTGGTAACCactatataaattttgtttagtctTTATATATGGACTGTTTTAATTGACAAGTTAGGTGTAAAGCATTGACGATTTTTATCCTTTACTTTGGTGTCTTCTGACAAACTTTATTTTGTGTATTCATTCaaatctttggttctttctttggCTTTTTACCAATTTACATGTTTGATCAATGGGGTTTGATCAGCTTCAGTTTTGATAAGAAACCTCAAAACTTTCTTTTATCAAGTAATCAAACACGATCATTATTCCGGTAGTGagtgttaatataatttataggaTCATAGTCTGGCCACTATCATAACAATTAGGATACGATTTTATAATTGTACTATCATGTAGGACAAAGTACTTGGATAGAGTTTACAAGAACTAtaaattaaccatatatataaagactCTTGATTGTGCAATGTCATAATCATATTATTATAAGACTAGCTAGACTCTCAGGTCAAATCAATTGCctgaaatttaaatcattatccCTTTTGAATTCGATTTTATCAATCTCCCtcacatttttcaaatttctttctcactttttttcCGTAAAGCGTAAACAGTAAACGGCGGTTGGTTTGTCATTTGTAGTAATGTAGTATAGTCAGCCATTACGGGCCCAatttaattataagataaatttttaGCCATCAGTTTCATATTTCGTCTCattctaaactttttttgtaatgtctttgtaactttttaatatataattataaaatgataATCTAGTAGCAAGATGTCGACAGAGTTAAAAGGATATTTTTCTCCCTCTCAATAATGTGTTATATGTCATTGTCCCGTTTAACATTTTGTACATAtccacgaaaaaaaaaaaagcaatagcgccttaaacaaatcaaaatttgaatttcgtTTTATTCTGTTCTTCTGTTTATTCTCTATCACAAgacatgtttaaaaaaaaaaaatagtacgaAGATTagcaaaactaataaaaatataagcTCAAAAATGTTCTTGCTATGTGGGTTGCTTAATTATCACGTTTCtaagaaacacacaaaatatattcTTCGGTCCAGAGATTTTTATTATATCACGCGTGCCCTCTGATTCATTACAGCCTTTTCATTCTTCAAAACACATGCCATTGCTTCTTACATTACAACAAGTTTACAACTACacaaaataatttcatatttaattatataacaaacattttttaaacactttataGACCcattttattattcaatttccgtatttataatttttacccAACAATGCTTCACTGGTTTCCGACTCAACGCATGTGGTGGTATGGTGGTCAGTGGGCTTCCCCCACTTATCTCTTTCacctttccttttttcttcttcttctttatacgtaaatataaataaaagtaatactTGTTATCCTACGCCATTTTCCACAATAACCTACGCATAACTTGGCGCAATGTAGAAAGAAGCGATGTAATAATCGCGCCTTTAATCAGACTCCACCGAGACGTGTCGCTTTTGTGAGTTGTCCACGTCACactgtttcttttgtctcttatcttcttcctctctttgcttttttgccatttctagggtttctgcaatttcactctctctctctcttttgagtttttgttctttctctgctCTGTATCAATCGAATCCGAAAGGAGGTTGAGTTTGTTTTACCTTAAAGATTTCCGGCGATGGGGTCAGTCCCCGATCCAGGCGAGTTGACTGAGTTAGCTCAGCCGAGTTTCGAGGAGTTTCAGAAACAGACGTCGTTGATGACGAGCTGTACTCTTCTATGGCAAGAGCTCTCCGATCACTTCACTTCTCTAGAGCAAAATCTCATGAAAAAATCCGAGGCGTTGAAGCAGATGATTGAAACCCTAGATAACCAGACTCAGACCTCGCTCGAGTCACTGAAACGCAGGGAGGTTACGATCGACCACAGCGTTGAGATCGTAGCTGGGAAAGTTGGGGAACGAGCTAGAGCTGCTCTCGAATCGCTAGAGAAAGCaagagatggtggtggtgatggtgctAATGATGATTCCGGCgaggttgatgatgaagaaggtcTTCTCTCTGCTTTGAAAGCTCTCTGTCTTAAAATGGACGCGAGAGGATTCTGGAACTTTGTGACGGCGAGGAAGAAGGAGTTGGAGAATCTCCGGTCAAAGATTCCGGCGGCGTTGGGGGATTGTGTGGATCCGGCGATGTTAGTGCTTGAAGCGATATCTGAGGTTTTTCCGGtggataagagagaagagaagatgagcAATGATTACGGATGGGCTTGTGTGGTGATTCTTGAGAGTTTAACACCTGTAATGGTTGATCCAGTGATTGGGAAATCGAGGCTTCTTGTTACACCGAGCGTTGAGGAGAAGGCTAAGGAGATTGCTGAGACGTGGAAGAAGAGCTTGGAAGAGAGAGGAAGGATTGAGAATGTGAAGACTCCTGATGTTCATACGTTTCTTCAGCATCTTGTTACGTTTGGGATTGTTAGAAGTGAAGATCTTGCTTTGTATAGAAAGCTTGTTGTTGGATCTGCTTGGCGTAAACAGATGCCTAAGCTTGCTGTTTCTGTTGGTTTGGGTGATCAAATGCCTGGTAACCCTCTTAAGCTCTCATCTCCTTTGGTTTTGATCATGTGCCATGCTTAATATGAGGTCACATTTGGCTTTGTAATTGTCTTCTTGTATGGAGTTTACTGAGAGGTTACCAATAGTTCACGGTTTGATTAGTTCAGTTTTAAGGTTGTTTGAGATTTCTCTCGAACTTTGTTTAGTGTTCTTCTGCCTTTGGTTATGATCCTGTACCATGCTCATTGTGAGGTCACATTTGGCTCTGAAATTGGCTTCTTGTATTTACTAAGAGTTAACCCCATTTAGTTGTATAGTTTTGGTTGGTTACAAATAGTTTATGGTTTGATTAGTTGAATTTTAATGTTGTGTGGAGAATTTCTAGCAAACTTTGTTTATCATAGACTCTGGTGAAGTCTGAGACATCAGTGGCACAATGTGTAGGAATTGACTAGAACTGATCATAAGCTGTGTGAAGTTGAACCCTTTTCTCTCTGTAtcttgttttataatatttgagcTTATGAGTTGTTAATGCTGTCCACAGATATGATTGAAGAATTAATCAGCAGGGGACAACAGCTTGATGCTGTTCATTTTACTTATGAAGTTGGCCTTGTGGATAAGTTCCCACCTGTTCCTTTGCTCAAAGCTTATCTAAGAGACGCAAAGAAGTCAGCAGCTTCTATCATGGAGGACTCTAGCAATACTGGCCGAGCTACGGTATCTATTCATTTCATTCGTAGCATCCACTCATTTCTGTTGCAGCTAAACATCTTAGTTGTGAATCTCTAATATTGaatgtcttcctcttcttaagCATCTTGTGGCGCGCAAGGAGCAATCAGCACTTAAGGCGGTTCTGAAATGCATAGAAGAGTACAAACTCGAGGAAGAGTTCCCTCCAGAGAACCTCAAGAAACGCTTGGACCAGCTAGAGAAGACCAAAACCGAGAAGAGGAAACCAGCCGCTGTTCCCGCAAACAAGAGAACCCGAGCCAGCTACAACGGTCCAATGCCACCAGCCAAAGCCGGACGTATCACAAACGCATACGTCTCTTCCTTCCCATTCATCAGATCGCCCTCTCACTCTCCTCAATACGCTTCACCAGCAGCTTACCCATCCCCACCGACAACTGTCTACAGCAACAGGAGCCCGCCTTATCCATACTCTCCAGAGATCATCCCTGCCTCATACCAAGGCTCTCCTATTGGTTACCCAGCTTACAACGGTTATTGCAGTGGTCCAGTTCCTGCTCCAGCTCCTCCGGTTTACCACCCACACCATCATCAACACCACCAATTCCACCATCAGCAGCACCAGCATCAGCATCAGCAACATTACTACTGAATTTTAGAGACAGCGtgacaacaaaacaagaagggAAGAAAGATGGTAATAACAACAAAACTGATACCGTGACAAAAGTTACCTAGTCTGCTCTGGCTCTTGCAAATTTGTCTTTTTCTACGTCGTTTTTGTCTGTAATATCTCTTCCAAGCCTAATAGTCTCCTTTCTCTCTTAGTAACTTAGCTTATAATATCTCTGGTGTGTTTATTActtacatattaaaaaacaaaaactcttaaGCTTTTGTAATGTCTAATATTATGTCAACAACTTATCTTTCTGTTAATCAAAAATGACAACTTGTCTTTGTCACTTACTTCTCCGATCTCCTTAGTCTCCGATACTCTTAAGTTGTCTCTGATCATTGCTTTGAATCTGATCATACAAGTCTTTTACgaaatttttttgctttgaatCTGATGaattaattgttttcttcttcgtcgGGCTAGTTTGCGATACCCACCACTTTGGTGGACACTCTATCGATACAAGACACACAGCTAAGATGTTCTCTTTACAAACCGTTGCACACCAGGTGTTCGACGATTTGTCTCTGTGAAACCTCACCGTTTAGTTTCCATCAACGATTGCAGAACTGGTCTATTTCCCTTCAATGGCTTTTATGGTTTTGAGAAGAAACTGTCTCCGTTTGCTGGATTCCACCTCCGTTTTACGACCAGCAtcacattgttttttttcatcgAGATACTCCAATAGCGGAACTAGGGAAAAAGATTCAGTGGGTGAAAACGTTATTGGTTTGAGTGGCTGTGGTATAGAAA comes from Camelina sativa cultivar DH55 chromosome 19, Cs, whole genome shotgun sequence and encodes:
- the LOC104766144 gene encoding FRIGIDA-like protein 4a → MGSVPDPGELTELAQPSFEEFQKQTSLMTSCTLLWQELSDHFTSLEQNLMKKSEALKQMIETLDNQTQTSLESLKRREVTIDHSVEIVAGKVGERARAALESLEKARDGGGDGANDDSGEVDDEEGLLSALKALCLKMDARGFWNFVTARKKELENLRSKIPAALGDCVDPAMLVLEAISEVFPVDKREEKMSNDYGWACVVILESLTPVMVDPVIGKSRLLVTPSVEEKAKEIAETWKKSLEERGRIENVKTPDVHTFLQHLVTFGIVRSEDLALYRKLVVGSAWRKQMPKLAVSVGLGDQMPDMIEELISRGQQLDAVHFTYEVGLVDKFPPVPLLKAYLRDAKKSAASIMEDSSNTGRATHLVARKEQSALKAVLKCIEEYKLEEEFPPENLKKRLDQLEKTKTEKRKPAAVPANKRTRASYNGPMPPAKAGRITNAYVSSFPFIRSPSHSPQYASPAAYPSPPTTVYSNRSPPYPYSPEIIPASYQGSPIGYPAYNGYCSGPVPAPAPPVYHPHHHQHHQFHHQQHQHQHQQHYY